One segment of Primulina tabacum isolate GXHZ01 chromosome 6, ASM2559414v2, whole genome shotgun sequence DNA contains the following:
- the LOC142550238 gene encoding uncharacterized protein LOC142550238, producing the protein MRALNYVLVEGDLYRKWLDGLLLRCIGFPEALEIMKQVHEGVCGAHQSGIKMRWLIRRYGYYWPSILKDCIKYARGCQSCQRHGNIQRIPTDELHSIVKPSPFKGWAMDLIGKIYPSSSKGYSFILVATDFFTKWSNGQAEASNKVLIKILQMMEENPRDWPRLLSETLWAYRTSKRTATGVSPFSLTFGHDAVLPLEIMVPSMRVAKQNELSREHYNEAMIMVLEELDELRIQAYNDLLLQKQKVARIYNKRVNKKSFHEGEIVWKAILPLGTKDRELGKWSPNWEGPFKVHKVLDGNAYWLSSLDGHPHKRCINGKYLKPYFPSMREEVEKACE; encoded by the exons ATGAGAGCTCTTAATTACGTTTTAGTGGAGGGAGATTTGTACAGGAAATGGTTAGATGGTTTGCTCCTCAGATGCATAGGCTTCCCAGAAGCTTTGGAGATCATGAAGCAAGTTCATGAGGGAGTGTGTGGAGCGCATCAATCTGGAATAAAGATGAGATGGTTGATAAGGAGGTATGGCTACTATTGGCCATCCATCTTGAAAGATTGCATCAAATATGCTAGGGGATGCCAGTCATGTCAGAGACACGGGAACATCCAAAGAATTCCGACGGATGAGCTTCACAGCATTGTCAAACCATCGCCATTCAAGGGCTGGGCCATGGACTTAATAGGGAAAATCTACCCCTCATCATCTAAAGGCTACTCATTCATCCTTGTGGCTACAGATTTTTTCACCAAATGG TCCAACGGGCAAGCCGAAGCGTCAAATAAAGTGTTGATAAAGATTCTACAAatgatggaggagaatcccagGGATTGGCCAAGGCTATTATCAGAAACTTTGTGGGCGTACAGAACATCCAAGAGGACTGCCACTGGAGTGAGCCCTTTTTCCCTTACCTTTGGCCATGACGCAGTGCTCCCATTGGAGATTATGGTGCCATCAATGCGAGTGGCAAAGCAAAATGAACTTTCCCGTGAGCATTATAATGAAGCAATGATCATGGTGTTAGAAGAACTGGATGAGCTGAGAATCCAAGCGTACAATGATTTGCTGTTACAGAAACAGAAAGTGGCGAGAATCTACAACAAAAGAGTTAACAAGAAAAGTTTCCATGAAGGAGAAATAGTGTGGAAGGCCATACTACCACTAGGAACAAAGGATAGGGAGCTGGGCAAATGGTCTCCCAACTGGGAGGGACCATTCAAGGTACATAAGGTGTTAGACGGAAATGCATATTGGCTATCAAGCTTAGATGGTCATCCACACAAAAGATGCATAAACGGCAAGTATCTCAAGCCGTATTTTCCAAGTATGAGGGAAGAAGTAGAAAAAGCTTGCGAGTGA
- the LOC142549350 gene encoding sialyltransferase-like protein 2, translating into MEKLALVLQDGPPYVPRKFGRCVVIGKSGDLLKTKFGKEIDSYDAVLRENGAPIQNFSENVGTKSTFRLLNRGSAKALDKVAELYDKGKEVLIVKTTIHDIMNKMIQEIPILNPVYLILGSSFGSAAKSTGLKALEFTLSICDTVDMYGFTVDPGYKEWTRYFSESRQGHTPLHGRAYYQMMECLGVYGNGLIKSEGLKRGLQNMESSDYEKLATMKELENQLPEDEDDQIGQNDLTVNDEDFY; encoded by the exons ATGGAGAAACTTGCTCTGGTGCTCCAAGACGGACCACCTTACGTACCAAGGAAATTTGGTCGATGTGTTGTTATTGGTAAATCTGGCGATCTTTTGAAAACTAAATTTGGCAAAGAAATAGATAGCTATGACGCGGTTTTGAGAGAAAATGGAGCACCTATTCAG AACTTTTCAGAAAATGTAGGTACAAAAAGTACGTTCCGCCTTCTCAATAGGGGCTCCGCAAAAGCTCTTGATAAAGTTGCAGAGTTGTATG ATAAAGGAAAGGAAGTCTTGATTGTTAAAACAACAATTCACGATATCATGAACAAGATGATCCAG GAAATTCCAATACTAAATCCTGTATATCTCATACTGGGATCATCATTTGGATCAGCTGCAAAAAGTACTGGACTTAAGGCTCTTGAATTCACTCTTTCCATATGTGACACTGTTGATATGTATGGTTTCACTGTCGATCCTGGTTACAAAGAATG GACCAGATATTTCTCAGAGTCTAGACAAGGCCATACTCCTCTGCATGGTAGGGCCTATTATCAGATGATGGAATGCCTTGGA GTTTATGGAAATGGTTTGATAAAAAGTGAAGGGCTCAAAAGGGGATTGCAAAATATGGAATCATCTGACTATGAAAAATTG GCTACAATGAAAGAACTAGAAAATCAACTTCCTGAAGATGAGGATGATCAAATTGGTCAAAATGAC TTGACAGTTAATGACGAAGATTTCTACTAG
- the LOC142549348 gene encoding uncharacterized protein LOC142549348, with product MGFGVTPLKVGASVKQNGIVQQLQTMVQSLQQQMQQNQLEMQEMRTMFLQSMNQQNQQEQVASGDIGSGVGNEVGSNGDIDIGAKKSGNFDHVSQSNLRNVSFGDIRANTKCKLLHWCADELVVAKSRVASTDPNTKVHHVVLGRSCWKVWVDKVLVEKVDLIRPNDEMQFLDDAIGSTVAWLSKFIVLCD from the exons ATGGGCTTCGGAGTTACACCATTGAAAGTTGGAGCTTCTGTGAAACAAAATGGAATTGTTCAACAACTTCAAACTATGGTACAAAGCCTTCAACAACAAATGCAACAAAATCAGCTAGAAATGCAAGAAATGAGGACCATGTTTTTACAAAGTATGAATCAACAAAATCAGCAAGAACAG gTTGCTAGTGGTGACATTGGTAGCGGTGTTGGGAATGAAGTTGGTAGTAATGGTGATATCGATATTGGTGCCAAGAAAAGTGGTAATTTTGATCATGTTTCTCAG TCAAATTTGAGGAATGTGAGTTTTGGAGATATCCGTGCTAATACTAAATGTAAGCTGCTTCATTGGTGTGCTGATGAATTAGTTGTTGCAAAAAGTCGAGTTGCATCCACAGATCCAAACACAAAAGTGCATCACGTTGTTCTTGGTAGATCTTGTTGGAAAGTTTGGGTTGATAAGGTTTTGGTGGAGAAGGTGGATCTAATTCGACCAAATGATGAAATGCAGTTTCTCGATGACGCAATAGGAAGCACAGTGGCATGGTTATCTAAATTTATAGTATTGTGTGATTGA
- the LOC142549347 gene encoding uncharacterized protein LOC142549347, producing MRSASDTADDRPGNSKRFPKSTRTLPGRPRRSASRRTRSVSPPPSAASLVDGGLFTDELSLFESLQISPHPDPNPNPRIFPYSVKQQCWEKAEKIKGRDADRWRRDPLGNVLFRKLVGCPGCLCHDYDHIIPYSKGGKSTLENCQVLQATVNRSKGNRTELSKTELIQKSAYCRVSGRDMDLLELSAYGNVRQGQDSGGCKIQ from the exons ATGAGGTCAGCTTCAGATACCGCAGATGACAGGCCCGGGAACAGCAAACGTTTCCCCAAATCAACCCGAACGCTACCCGGGAGGCCTCGTAGGTCGGCTTCGCGTCGAACCCGATCCGTTTCCCCTCCGCCTTCAGCCGCATCGCTTGTCGACGGTGGCCTCTTCACTGATGAGCTCTCACTGTTCGAGAGCCTGCAAATATCTCCCCACCCGGACCCGAACCCGAACCCGAGAATCTTCCCTTACAGCGTGAAGCAGCAGTGTTGGGAGAAGGCAGAGAAAATCAAGGGCCGTGACGCGGATCGATGGCGCCGTGACCCTTTAGGCAATGTTCTGTTCAGGAAGCTCGTGGGTTGCCCTGGTTGCCTCTGCCACGATTACGACCATATTATTCCTTACTCTAAG GGAGGTAAAAGCACGTTAGAAAATTGTCAGGTGCTTCAG GCTACTGTTAACCGATCCAAGGGAAATCGGACCGAGTTGTCCAAAACTGAGCTTATCCAGAAGAGCGCTTACTGTCGAGTTTCAG GTCGTGATATGGACCTTCTAGAGTTATCAGCTTATGGTAATGTACGTCAAGGGCAAGATTCTGGTGGATGTAAAATTCAATAA